One part of the Glycine max cultivar Williams 82 chromosome 14, Glycine_max_v4.0, whole genome shotgun sequence genome encodes these proteins:
- the LOC100816511 gene encoding uncharacterized protein → MQQSSASGSLMKQLSVKEAWKSTSSRWSGKDKYSSVGGGSIEGCEASLSQMEGFSMYGNEDNNGVVMGKKRVMVVVDHTSHSKHAMMWALTHVANKGDLLTLLHVVPTHRGSESSCSTYLVNHLGSLCKDCKPEVEVEALVIQGPKLATVMSQVKKLEVSLLVLGQKKPSPLLSCLCGSNSISSSEEFAEHCINNAECLTVGVRKRSQGNNGYLISTRWQKNFWLLA, encoded by the exons ATGCAACAAAGTTCAGCTTCAGGGTCATTGATGAAGCAACTGAGTGTGAAGGAGGCTTGGAAATCAACATCAAGTAGGTGGAGTGGGAAGGACAAGTATAGCAGTGTTGGGGGAGGGAGCATTGAGGGGTGTGAGGCAAGTTTGAGCCAAATGGAAGGTTTTTCTATGTATGGGAATGAGGACAATAATGGGGTGGTGATGGGGAAGAAGAgagtgatggtggtggtggatcacACTTCTCATTCCAAGCATGCAATGATGTGGGCACTCACTCATGTAGCTAATAAGGGTGATTTGCTCACTTTGCTTCATGTTGTACCTACTCATAGGGGTTCTGAATCTTCTTGCTCTACCTATCTTGTCAATCATCTTGGTTCACTTTGCAAAGATTGCAAGCCAGAG GTGGAAGTGGAAGCACTTGTTATCCAAGGACCAAAACTGGCCACAGTGATGAGCCAAGTGAAGAAGCTGGAGGTTTCTCTCTTGGTATTGGGCCAAAAGAAGCCCTCTCCTCTACTTAGCTG CCTGTGTGGAAGCAACAGTATCAGCAGCTCAGAGGAGTTTGCTGAGCACTGCATCAACAATGCAGAATGCTTGACAGTAGGAGTAAGGAAGAGAAGCCAAGGTAACAATGGCTACCTCATCAGCACAAGGTGGCAGAAGAACTTCTGGCTACTGGCTTAA
- the LOC100817042 gene encoding UDP-galactose transporter 1, translating to MEEGVICQWSVFRSLLAILQWWAFNVTVIIINKWIFQKLDFKFPLSVSCIHFICSAIGGYVVIKVLKLKPLITVDPEDRWRRIFPMSFVFCINIVLGNVSLRYIPVSFMQTIKSFTPATTVVLQWLVWRKYFDWRIWASLIPIVGGILLTSVTELSFNAFGFCAALLGCLATSTKTILAESLLHGYKFDSINTVYYMAPFATMILAIPALLLEGNGVLEWLSTHPYPWSALIIIFSSGVLAFCLNFSIFYVIHSTTAVTFNVAGNLKVAVAVLVSWLIFRNPISYLNSVGCAVTLVGCTFYGYVRHLLSQQPPVPGTPRTPRTPRNKMELLPLVNDKLDDKV from the exons ATGGAAGAAGGGGTTATTTGCCAGTGGAGCGTGTTTAGATCTCTCTTGGCTATCCTTCAGTGGTGGGCTTTCAATGTCACTGTCATTATCATCAACAAGTGGATCTTCcag AAATTGGATTTCAAGTTTCCACTGTCGGTATCCTGCATCCACTTCATCTGCTCGGCCATTGGAGGATATGTGGTGATTAAGGTGCTGAAGCTTAAACCACTGATAACTGTTGACCCTGAAGACCGCTGGAGAAGAATCTTTCCTATGTCATTTGTGTTCTGTATTAACATTGTGCTGGGGAATGTGAGCCTACGATATATACCGGTTTCTTTTATGCAGACAATAAAATCATTCACCCCAGCAACAACAG TTGTTTTGCAATGGCTAGTTTGGAGGAAATATTTTGACTGGCGTATTTGGGCTTCTCTTATCCCCATTGTTGGAGGGATTCTTCTCACGTCTGTTACAGAGCTTAGCTTTAATGCATTTGGGTTTTGTGCTGCCTTATTGGGCTGTTTGGCTACATCTACAAAGACTATCCTTGCAGAGTCTCTGTTGCATGGATACAAATTTGACAG CATAAACACTGTTTATTACATGGCCCCTTTTGCAACCATGATCTTGGCAATACCGGCTTTGTTACTTGAAGGCAATGGAGTTCTTGAGTGGCTAAGTACTCATCCATATCCTTGGTCAGCCCTGATCATTATTTTCAGCTCTGGAGTTTTGGCGTTCTGCCTTAACTTCTCCATTTTTTATGTGATTCATTCCACCACTGCTGTAACATTTAATGTTGCTGGAAACCTTAAG GTTGCTGTTGCTGTCCTTGTCTCCTGGCTAATTTTTAGGAACCCCATATCATATTTAAATTCTGTTGGATGTGCCGTGACACTTGTTGGATGTACATTCTATGGTTATGTGAGGCATTTGCTCTCCCAACAGCCACCAGTTCCAGGAACCCCAAGGACACCAAGGACTCCTAGGAATAAGATGGAGTTGCTTCCACTTGTAAATGACAAATTAGATGATAAAGTCTAA